The nucleotide sequence TTACTCAGTAAATAAACGAAAATATCCCCCGTAACCTACCCAGTGATTGGTAATTACCAATATCAAAGAGGAAGCCAGCTGGATCCCCGCCAATCCACCTATAGACATCAACTGCATCCCTCAGCGTGAATCCCCAACCCCTCGACGCAATCATTGCATGAACGACCCTATCGCCCATCATGACAACCCTAGCCTCAACCTCATTCTCGCCGAAGACGGCATGCATTCGCCTAGTCGACATGCCGCTCATAGATGAAGGCATGGAGCCAATGACATACACGCCCACCCCGCCGGCCCATGCATAATCGAAGCCAATGGGTCTCTGGGTCCCCATGTCCATTATTCTAGCAGCCTCTCCAATACCCATCAAAACCTCATGAAGCCCCCGCCTCACTACCGCAATTGATCCGCCGGCATCAACGAATTTCTGCCCCAATCCAATGAGAAAGCCGCCAGGAGGGGGCTGTCTACTCATCGCCTCAATGAAGTAATTAGCCCCGCTCCTCCGCTCGCAGCCGCTCCACTTCAGGATCCACTCATCCACATCCACTGAAACAGCAGCGCTTAACCCAGCTGCTCGCATAACCATGCAATGCATCAATGCCAGGAATGGATCACTAGAAGAAATTACATCACCGCTGCCTCTCGTCACTAACTCATCCTCCGTGCCCGTGTATATTAAGTCAAAGTAACCAAGCGAGTGACCGCCAACCCAGATGCGTTGAGCATCTATTTTAGTGTCCTCAATATCGTGCTCCCTAACATCAATTAAGGTGGAGAGAAAATCCAGCGTGAATAACCTATTGTCCCTCAATAATCCATGCCTAACATGAGGCTCCAGATCAATTAATCGCGCATCCCTGGCTCCAGCCACCATGGTGACCCTGTGATTCCCCTTAGCCAATAGATACGCCAAGTAAGCGGTGCCAGCGTTTAATCCAATAATGGCTACCCTGGCCATGAGGAATCAAGCCGCAAAGCCAATAAATAAAGTAATCTAGTCGATTTCCAGGATCACGGGCGCATGATCGGACCCCATCACTTTATCAAGTATATCGGCTCTCCTAATCCTCCCCCGCAGCGACTGTGATGCAATGCAGTAATCGATTCTCCACCCAATATTCTTCTCCCTTGCATGGAATCTATATGACCACCAAGTATAGTGACCACCCTCCTGTACAAATAATCTATATGTATCCAGGAAACCCTTAGCCAGGAGTCGACTAAACCTCTCCCTCTCCTCCACCGTGAATCCAGCATGATGCAGATTATCCTTGGGCCTAGCTATATCCCTCTCCTCGTGAGCCACGTTAAAGTCGCCGCACGCAATAACGGGTTTATTCAGGTTAAGCAGGAACTCCTCGAATGCATCATCAAATCTAAGCTTGAAGTCCAGCCTCCGCAGCTCCTCTCCGGCGTTAGGGAAGTAGACATTAATGACATAGAGATCGCTCAATTCAAGGGTAATTACCCTTCCCTCGGCATCAAACTCCTCTATCCCCAATCCATACTTCACCGATAATGGCTTTAGCCTAGTGAGGGTCATGGTTCCACTATAACCGCTTCGCTTAGCTGGAAAGACATAAGTCTCATACCCGCTGACTTGAAAATCAAGCGGCACCTCGCTGGTCCTAATTTCCTGGAACATCAATATATCATATTCCCCGCTCCTAACTATATCAATCAATCCCTTCCCCATCGCCGCCCTCAATCCATTCACGTTCCAAGAAAGCAGCTTCACGCATCATACGCTGTAGGGCCGGCATTTAAAGGAATTTGTTTACGCTCAAGCCCCTTCCGCCTCACCTGAGGAGGAGTGCCTTTTCCCTAGGGGGATAACATTTGGCTAACATTTTTAAACAAATGTAAAATGATGGGCCCCATGTATGTTTACGTGATTGATAAGGAGGAGGTGATAGAGACGGATAAGGCCGCTCATGATTTCAGCGAGTCATGTAAATGCAGCGTTTATGCTAGGCACTTGGTGCTCAGCGTAAGGGGTCGACCCAATATTGACTTGATAAACTCCATAAGGGGAGTATTCGATTCCTGGTTCACCGGCGAGCTTCACATAGTATTTAATCCGCTTGAAACAACAATAGAGGATTTAGCTAAGGAATTGTTTAGGGCCGGCCTTGAGCCCGTGCTTCACGTGGAGGAGGACGTGAAATACATATTAAACTAGGCTTATCAGTCACTGCCAGTTACCGGTCTCCAGGTACTCCTCAATCGCGCCAGCAGCCTTTATGCCTGTGGCGAGCGCCTTCCCAATTAGGGATGGACCGGTGGCGACATCGCCCGCCGCGAATACCCCCTTCCTAGTGGTTCTAAACTTACCGTCGACCTCCACCGAGTTATTATGCCTCAACTTTATTCCAGCGTAGCCGTCCTTAAATGGAGGCGTAGGTAACTCGCCGGTGGCTGATATCACGTTATTCACTGGAACCACGTACTCTGATCCAGGTATAGGCTCTGGGGCTGGTCTACCTGATTTATCTGGTTTGCCCAGCTTCATCTTAATGAGCTTTAATGCCTCCACGCTCTCCTTCCCCAGCACCTCAACGGGATTTGTTAACTCAATGAATTTAATTCCTTTGGATCAATCTATTTATCTCAGCCTTGCCGGCGGGCGCCTCATTTATGGTTCTTCTATACATGACCTCCACATCGCTTGCGCCCTTCATTTGGGACTCTAGTGCCGCATCAACGGCGGTTAGTCCCGCTCCAATTACTGCAACCGAGTTCCCTACCTTATACACCGCCTCGGGCGGTAAGTACCCATTCTCATGCGCGTATATCCTGTAAAGGAAATCCAGAGCCAAGTAGCTTCCCCTTAACTTATCGCCAGGTACTCCGAGTTCCCTTGATTTCCACGTGCCCGTCGCTATTAGCGTGGCATCGAATGAGTTTATCACCTCCTCGAGACTAATCTTCTTCTCGGCGAACTCATCCCCATCCTGATGATCATCCGCATCCCCCATGACCTTAACTTTATTATGAAATACGACCCCCAGATCTATTAACTCCTTTATTCCAGCCCTTATATTATCCCTCGGCAATCTCCATGCCGGTATCCCAAATATGGTTAACCCACCGGGCTCCGGCAACTTATCATAAACCTCAATATCATATCCCTTGCATATTAGGTACCCGGCCGCGCCCAACCCAGCTGGTCCCGCGCCTATTATCGCAATTCTCTTCCCCTTCTTAATGATGCTTTGCCCAGGCGAGCATTTTAGGGCGAACTTCATCCTTATCCCAGGAACGCCGGCTCGGCTCTACTTAATAAGCATTGACGAGAAGGAAAAATGATTATACCCCTGCGCTTCGCGGTTTGCATTAGGGGCTGTCTCCCAGCATCTCGTATGAAATGAAAATATTGTAGTAAGTTAAGGCCTGATTCATCATTGATTTGGGGCTAAACGTTTAATAACCCTTTGAGTTCTGTGACTGTTGGTGTTAATTACGACAGACGTTTACATAAATGGTTACGCCTCCGTGCCTCCGAGCAGGCATTACGAGAAAGGCGTAACGGAGCTATTCGCTGAATCAACGCTGAAGGCATTGGAGGCGGCCGGTAATCCTCGCATACGAATGATCTACATGGCATCGGCATTAATGGAATTGACATCAGAGCAATTGAACGCTGGAAACGTATTAAGGGAATACATTGGATTAAAGGATGTGCCGACAATGAGGGTGGAGAACGGCGATGGCTCCAGCAGCCTAGCCATGCTTGCCGCAGTGAATGACGTTAAACTAAAGGGGGGCTGCGTGATGGTGGTGGGCATAGAGAAGCCCCATGAGGTCACATCAACCAAGCTAAATAAATTCATCTCGTTCTCCACCAATAGCGAGTATGAGGCTTTCTTCGGAGTGACCCCGGCGGCTCAAGCCGCCATAATGGCTAGGGAGTACATGAATAAGTATGAGTACTCATATGAGGATATAGCAGTATGGCCCCTTAAAATGCATGAACGAGGCGCCCAGAACCCCAATGCATACTTTAAGAAGGCGGTTAAGATGAAGGACATACTGGAATCAGAGTTGGTGGCGGATCCATTAAGGCTATACGATGTGGCTCCCTACGTTGATGGCTCCGCAGCCATAATAGTGTGCAGCGAACCCAATAAGAGGGATGCCATAATACAGGTAAGTGGGGCGGGAATGGGTGTTGGCTCCGCCTACTTCGCATCAAAACAGACCTATGCAGCGCTAGAGTCAGTTAAGCCAGCAGTTGATCAGGCGCTGGCCGAGTCAAGTATGAAGCTTGAGGATATACGCGTAATTAATGTGCATGACACGTACAGCATAATTGGATTAATGACCTTAGAGGCCATGGGTTTCTCGCCTCAGGGAATGGCTCCTCGCTTGATGAGGGATGGAGCATTTGATCCGGGGAGCAAGGTGGTGGTCAACATGGATGGCGGTTTAAAGGCCATGGGCTTCCCAATAGGTGCATCAGGTCTATATCAATTAATAAGTTCAATCGCCCAGTTAAGGGGAGAGAAGCCCTTTGAGTCGCTTAATGCNGATGCCGCCCTGGTTCATGATATGGTCGGAATAGATCAGGAAAGCATAGTAACGGCATTGAGGCGAGGCGACTAGTCATGGTGGAGCAGAACCTATCCATACCCAAGTACTGGAGAAGAACTCAACAGTACTATAGATTAACCGCATCCAAGTGCGGGAAATGCGGCAAGATCTATTTCCCGCCGCGAAAGGTATGCGACTGCGGCAACTCTACCCTAGAGAATTATGAGTTGCCCAGGCAAGGTTCGCTAGTTAGCTTAACAGTTCTCAGGAGCGTTCCAGTGGATTTCGAGAAGCAGCGCCCACTCCTCATTGGCGTAGTGGATCTAGGCGGGGTAAAGCTAATGGGTCAAGTAGTTGATTGCCCCACTCCAGACGCACTTAAGCCCGGCACGCCAATGGAGGTCGTGTTTAGGCGTGTGAAGGAGGATGGAGAGCACGGCATAATTTATTACGGGTATAAGTTTCGCCCAATTAAGGGGTGTGAGTCATGATAGGCATAGTTGGTTGGGGCACCTACATACCGAGGTATAGGATAAAGACTAAGGAAATAGCCGAGTCCTGGGGCGATGACCCGCTCAGGATAAAGGACATGTACCTCATTGAGGAGAAGGCCGTGGGTCTCTTCGATGAGGACACGGTAACTATGTCCGTGGAGGCGGGCAGAATAGCCATAACGCGTGCCGGCATAAATGCAGGAGACATAGGCGCAATATTTGTAGGCTCAGAATCGAAACCATACGCTGTGAAGCCCATTTCCTCAATACTGATAGATGCATTGGGGGCATCCCACAATGTCTTCACGGCCGACTTGGAATTCGCATGCAAGGCCGGCTCCGACTCAATAATATCAGCAATGGGCCTCGTTAAGTCGGGAATGATAAGGTACGGATTAGCAATAGGAACTGATGCCTCACAGGGAGAGCCCGGCGAGCATTTGGAGTACAGCGTAGGCACCGGCGCAGCAGCTNACGTGATTGGCTCCGAGAACGTGGTGGCGGAGATAAAGACCGTTCATCCCTTCGTCAGCGATACCCCGGACTTCTGGAGGAGGGAGGGGTACCCATTCCCAGTCCACGGCGAGGGGTTCACCGGGGAACCAGCCTACTTTAGGCATGTGGTGACTGCCGCCAAGGAATTAATGTCGAAGCTAGGCATGAAGCCAACTGACTTTGATTACGCCATTTTCCATCAACCCAATGCGAGGTTCCCATTAAGGGCCGCCTCAATATTGGGGTTCCCCCTTGATAAAGTGAAGGATGGCATAGTGGTGGATAAGATCGGCAACACCTACAGCGCGGCNGCATTAATGGGTCTAGCCAATGTTTTGGAGAAGGCGAAGCCAGGCGCCAAGATATTGATGGTTCCATTTGGAAGCGGTGCCGGCGCTAATGCATTCTATATCGAGACCACGGACCTAATCACGGAGAAGGCTCGCATCGGCAAGACAGTGGAGCAATACCTAGCTGAGAAAATGTACATTGATTACTCATACTACCTCAAGTATAGAAAATTAATAAGGATGCATTAAAGGAAACTATCCTCCTCCCCGCCCTAGAAGGGGCGATTGCCGTTCGTTTTTATCAGGGCATTCCCTTAATTACACATTAAAAGGGATTATGGTTCTCTCTTTTAGGGCAGTAAGTGGCTATACGTAGAGTTGCTTAATGTAGTAAAGTATTTAATTAA is from Thermocladium sp. ECH_B and encodes:
- a CDS encoding exodeoxyribonuclease III, which produces MKLLSWNVNGLRAAMGKGLIDIVRSGEYDILMFQEIRTSEVPLDFQVSGYETYVFPAKRSGYSGTMTLTRLKPLSVKYGLGIEEFDAEGRVITLELSDLYVINVYFPNAGEELRRLDFKLRFDDAFEEFLLNLNKPVIACGDFNVAHEERDIARPKDNLHHAGFTVEERERFSRLLAKGFLDTYRLFVQEGGHYTWWSYRFHAREKNIGWRIDYCIASQSLRGRIRRADILDKVMGSDHAPVILEID
- a CDS encoding acetyl-CoA acyltransferase, yielding MLITTDVYINGYASVPPSRHYEKGVTELFAESTLKALEAAGNPRIRMIYMASALMELTSEQLNAGNVLREYIGLKDVPTMRVENGDGSSSLAMLAAVNDVKLKGGCVMVVGIEKPHEVTSTKLNKFISFSTNSEYEAFFGVTPAAQAAIMAREYMNKYEYSYEDIAVWPLKMHERGAQNPNAYFKKAVKMKDILESELVADPLRLYDVAPYVDGSAAIIVCSEPNKRDAIIQVSGAGMGVGSAYFASKQTYAALESVKPAVDQALAESSMKLEDIRVINVHDTYSIIGLMTLEAMGFSPQGMAPRLMRDGAFDPGSKVVVNMDGGLKAMGFPIGASGLYQLISSIAQLRGEKPFESLNADAALVHDMVGIDQESIVTALRRGD
- a CDS encoding cobalt transporter ApaG produces the protein MVEQNLSIPKYWRRTQQYYRLTASKCGKCGKIYFPPRKVCDCGNSTLENYELPRQGSLVSLTVLRSVPVDFEKQRPLLIGVVDLGGVKLMGQVVDCPTPDALKPGTPMEVVFRRVKEDGEHGIIYYGYKFRPIKGCES